In Variovorax paradoxus, a single genomic region encodes these proteins:
- a CDS encoding TonB-dependent receptor, which yields MRSSPRHRLLSAALAAAFGTTFVSWSNLASAQASTQAAVPTFEISVPAQPLAAALNELSRQTGIQVLASGDLVSRVSAPAVSGRLTLQQALDRLLAGSGLSAAREGGAVVIRAASSADSGKTLPQVLVTDSLESDSAASLQKDGTAADGYRAKTVSSVGAFGSMSLQDTPFSMSVVPRELIQNIQAQSPDDIYKLNPSTRTSTPQVTSWSPLVSIRGFEGSNIAEDGMRRIYNHAAVLEDKERVEILNGLSGFLYGAASPGGMINYVYKRPTIERLNSVTVGNYGGSQGYVHGDFGGRFDEAGRAGYRLNVVKQEGGTAVDDQTINRTLVSAAVDWQVTDKLLLEFNAVYNKYQTSGTSAYWFFDGVPHGRAPDAKKNWSQPWVRDEFENTKLMGKATYRLSDNVTLRAAYMRDNIDRPVQDHTMNSVASTDGFSQIRIRSGRTKDTFDAGSALADVTFNTGPVAHKLTLGYYMYSDKSWGTLSSPNTGWQGPYPFNAPTYVPEPYFPPNLYAPYYSGRVVNSNYVIGDNIQFNDQWSLLVGLNHSTIRTESLTSTGERSQPDYDKSRNSPSVSLMYKPVPWLTAYASYIEGLEQGGIAPDTASNYGAILAPMVSKQKEIGIKATVGNMLLTTALFDIEKAYEFTDSNNVYTQNGRQNHKGIEFNASGKLSDKWTVVGGVTALDAKVKGSDFNGNAPMNVAKVVAKVYSEYELPVPGLSLTGGIYYTGKQWANAANTDRLPGVTTADIGMRYATKVGGKPLTLRLNVANVTNKSYWLNSYYVGSPRSVAFSAQVQF from the coding sequence ATGCGTTCTTCGCCTCGCCACCGCCTTCTGAGCGCCGCGCTTGCCGCTGCCTTTGGAACCACCTTTGTCAGCTGGAGCAACCTTGCTTCGGCGCAGGCGTCCACACAGGCGGCCGTGCCTACCTTCGAAATCAGCGTGCCGGCACAGCCGTTGGCGGCGGCGTTGAACGAACTTTCCCGGCAGACCGGCATCCAGGTGCTGGCCTCCGGCGATCTGGTTTCACGCGTCAGCGCGCCGGCCGTCTCCGGGCGACTGACGCTGCAACAGGCACTGGACCGCCTGCTGGCCGGCAGCGGCCTGAGCGCCGCGCGCGAAGGCGGCGCGGTGGTCATCCGCGCCGCAAGCAGCGCCGATTCCGGCAAGACGCTGCCGCAAGTCCTGGTCACGGACTCGCTCGAATCCGACTCGGCCGCCTCGCTGCAGAAGGACGGCACGGCCGCCGACGGCTACCGTGCCAAGACCGTGTCCTCGGTCGGCGCATTCGGCAGCATGAGCCTGCAGGACACCCCGTTCTCGATGAGCGTGGTTCCCCGCGAGTTGATCCAGAACATCCAGGCTCAATCGCCCGACGACATCTACAAGCTCAATCCGTCCACCCGTACCTCCACGCCGCAGGTCACGAGCTGGAGCCCGCTCGTGAGCATCCGCGGCTTCGAGGGCTCGAACATCGCCGAAGACGGCATGCGCCGCATCTACAACCACGCAGCCGTGCTCGAAGACAAGGAGCGCGTCGAGATCCTGAACGGTCTGTCGGGCTTCCTCTATGGCGCTGCGTCGCCGGGGGGCATGATCAACTACGTCTACAAGCGCCCGACCATCGAGCGCCTCAACAGCGTCACGGTCGGCAACTACGGCGGGAGCCAGGGCTATGTTCACGGGGACTTCGGCGGCCGCTTCGACGAAGCCGGCCGCGCCGGCTACCGGCTGAACGTGGTCAAGCAGGAGGGCGGCACCGCCGTCGACGACCAGACGATCAACCGCACGCTGGTCAGCGCCGCCGTCGACTGGCAGGTGACCGACAAGCTGCTGCTCGAATTCAACGCGGTCTACAACAAATACCAGACCTCCGGCACCTCCGCCTACTGGTTCTTCGACGGCGTGCCGCACGGCCGTGCCCCCGACGCCAAGAAGAACTGGAGCCAGCCGTGGGTGCGCGACGAGTTCGAAAACACCAAGCTGATGGGCAAGGCGACGTACCGGCTCAGCGACAACGTCACGCTGCGCGCGGCCTACATGCGCGACAACATCGACCGCCCGGTGCAGGACCACACGATGAACAGCGTGGCCTCGACCGACGGTTTCAGCCAGATCCGCATCCGCTCGGGCCGCACCAAGGACACCTTCGACGCCGGCTCCGCCCTGGCCGACGTCACCTTCAACACCGGCCCGGTCGCGCACAAGCTCACTCTCGGCTACTACATGTACTCCGACAAGTCGTGGGGCACGCTCAGCAGCCCCAACACCGGCTGGCAAGGCCCCTACCCCTTCAATGCGCCGACCTACGTGCCCGAGCCGTACTTCCCGCCCAACCTGTACGCGCCCTACTACTCGGGCCGCGTGGTCAACTCCAACTACGTCATCGGCGACAACATCCAGTTCAACGACCAGTGGTCGCTGCTCGTGGGCCTCAACCACAGCACCATCCGCACGGAGTCGCTGACCTCCACCGGCGAGCGTTCGCAGCCCGACTACGACAAGAGCCGCAACTCGCCCTCGGTCTCGCTGATGTACAAGCCCGTGCCCTGGCTGACCGCCTACGCCAGCTATATCGAGGGCCTGGAACAGGGCGGCATCGCACCAGACACCGCGTCCAACTACGGCGCCATCCTCGCCCCGATGGTGAGCAAGCAGAAGGAAATCGGCATCAAGGCCACCGTGGGCAACATGCTGCTGACCACCGCGTTGTTCGACATCGAGAAGGCCTATGAATTCACCGACAGCAACAACGTCTACACGCAAAACGGCCGCCAGAACCACAAGGGGATCGAGTTCAACGCTTCCGGCAAGCTCTCCGACAAGTGGACCGTGGTCGGCGGCGTCACCGCGCTCGACGCCAAGGTGAAGGGTTCCGACTTCAACGGCAACGCGCCGATGAACGTGGCGAAGGTCGTGGCGAAGGTTTACTCCGAGTACGAGCTCCCCGTGCCCGGCCTGAGCCTGACCGGCGGCATCTACTACACCGGCAAACAGTGGGCCAACGCGGCCAACACCGACCGCCTGCCGGGCGTGACCACCGCCGACATCGGCATGCGTTACGCCACCAAGGTCGGGGGAAAGCCACTGACCCTGCGCCTGAATGTGGCAAACGTGACCAACAAGAGCTATTGGCTCAACAGCTACTACGTAGGTTCGCCGCGCAGCGTGGCGTTCTCGGCGCAAGTGCAGTTCTGA
- a CDS encoding lysine N(6)-hydroxylase/L-ornithine N(5)-oxygenase family protein — protein sequence MQIHDLIGVGFGPSNIALAIALDEKRHHGQFVDALFIEKQPGFVWHKNMLLDNAHMQISFIKDLATLRNPASRFTFLNYLHEKQRLQDFVNLKTFFPSRHEFNDYLGWAAAQFEDRCAYGEAVFEVIPEMRGAEVQLLRVRSREADGTVRERLARNLVVSVGGVPNVPARFLPFREDARVFHSSNYLEAIARHPDAKRIAIVGAGQSAAELFMDLQSHPNKPAVDLIMRARSIKPSDDSPFVNEIFNADFTDFVFNRSEPERAELLEEFWHTNYAAPDLELIQQIFNVFYRQRVAGVARHSFLRRHEVSAVRAAADGIHLSLHDMNTDQRGNQAYDVVILATGYKRDGHKALLDPIAPYLGDFTVDRHYRLQAAPELKPGIFLQGACEMSHGLSDTLLSVTAIRSDEIGQALLNANPRTAAAQPTQAAERTPRAAAVL from the coding sequence ATGCAAATCCATGACCTGATCGGCGTCGGCTTCGGCCCGTCCAACATCGCCCTGGCGATCGCCCTCGACGAGAAGCGCCACCACGGCCAGTTCGTGGACGCGCTGTTCATCGAAAAGCAGCCGGGCTTCGTCTGGCACAAGAACATGCTGCTGGACAACGCGCACATGCAGATCTCGTTCATCAAGGACCTGGCGACGCTGCGCAACCCCGCGAGCCGCTTCACGTTTCTGAATTACCTGCACGAGAAACAGCGCCTGCAGGATTTCGTCAACCTCAAGACCTTCTTCCCGAGCCGTCACGAGTTCAACGACTACCTGGGCTGGGCTGCGGCGCAGTTCGAGGACCGCTGCGCCTACGGCGAGGCCGTGTTCGAGGTGATTCCAGAGATGCGCGGTGCCGAGGTGCAGTTGCTTCGCGTGCGCTCGCGCGAAGCCGACGGCACCGTGCGCGAGCGGCTGGCGCGCAACCTGGTGGTGAGCGTGGGCGGTGTGCCGAACGTTCCTGCGCGTTTCCTGCCGTTCAGGGAAGACGCACGCGTGTTTCATTCGAGCAACTACCTCGAGGCGATCGCGCGGCATCCGGATGCGAAGCGCATCGCGATCGTCGGCGCGGGCCAGAGCGCGGCCGAGCTCTTCATGGATCTGCAGAGCCATCCGAACAAGCCGGCGGTCGACCTGATCATGCGGGCCCGCTCGATCAAGCCTTCGGACGACAGCCCCTTCGTCAACGAGATCTTCAATGCCGACTTCACCGACTTCGTGTTCAACCGCTCCGAGCCCGAGCGCGCAGAACTGCTGGAGGAGTTCTGGCACACGAACTACGCGGCGCCCGACCTGGAGCTGATCCAGCAGATCTTCAACGTGTTCTACCGCCAACGCGTGGCCGGTGTGGCGCGCCACAGCTTCCTGCGCCGCCACGAGGTGTCGGCGGTGCGCGCGGCGGCCGACGGCATTCACCTGTCGCTGCACGACATGAACACCGACCAGCGCGGCAACCAGGCCTACGACGTGGTGATCCTCGCCACGGGCTACAAGCGCGACGGCCACAAGGCGCTGCTCGATCCGATCGCCCCGTACCTGGGCGACTTCACGGTCGACCGCCACTATCGGCTGCAGGCTGCGCCGGAGCTGAAGCCGGGCATCTTCCTGCAGGGCGCCTGCGAGATGAGCCATGGCCTGAGCGACACGCTGCTTTCGGTCACCGCGATCCGCTCGGACGAGATCGGCCAGGCCTTGCTGAACGCGAATCCGCGCACGGCAGCGGCGCAGCCGACGCAGGCCGCGGAGCGCACACCTCGTGCGGCGGCCGTGCTCTGA
- a CDS encoding RNA polymerase sigma factor gives MRDLVQELVAHYADLRRQLTRDLRDPHYAADIAQSSFERVFAQATKSLGAARGTGAEVAAPDDAKDAGSGIESPRALLFRVARNLCIDDARRRKVAQEWVGTHAAIGTHLVAPSSEFILAQQRVLARVVETMEKLPPRRRQVFLLFRAYGHTRAEIAQQLDITEMAVAKHLLRATIDCSRVFAELRAELIEPQHVQNHAGFDTALAEDFS, from the coding sequence ATGCGCGACCTCGTTCAGGAACTGGTAGCTCACTATGCGGACTTGCGCCGGCAGTTGACTCGCGACCTGAGGGATCCCCACTACGCGGCCGACATCGCGCAGTCGAGCTTCGAGCGGGTGTTCGCACAGGCCACGAAGTCGCTCGGCGCGGCCCGCGGTACCGGCGCCGAAGTGGCGGCACCGGATGACGCGAAGGACGCCGGCAGCGGTATCGAATCGCCCCGCGCCCTGCTCTTTCGCGTGGCCCGCAACCTGTGCATCGACGATGCGCGCCGCCGCAAGGTGGCGCAGGAATGGGTCGGCACGCATGCCGCCATCGGCACGCACCTCGTGGCGCCGTCCAGCGAATTCATCCTGGCGCAGCAGCGTGTGCTGGCGCGGGTGGTCGAGACCATGGAAAAACTCCCGCCGCGGCGGCGCCAGGTGTTCCTGCTGTTTCGCGCCTACGGCCACACGCGCGCGGAGATCGCGCAGCAGTTGGACATCACCGAGATGGCCGTGGCCAAGCACCTGCTGCGCGCCACCATCGATTGCTCGCGGGTGTTCGCCGAGCTGCGCGCCGAGCTGATCGAGCCGCAGCACGTGCAGAACCACGCCGGCTTCGATACTGCGCTGGCCGAAGACTTCTCGTGA
- a CDS encoding FecR family protein has translation MSGSMAMSAPRERLIERALALIVEGEIAPGEAAQHARMAMNQWRSRSPEHAAALLEARHRWDALGGMAGDLRAHFDDPAAGMAAAAATESGRRSQRRKMLLSIAGLLGGGLVAGRGMQWYWQQPVFHAAYNTRTAQMLKVSLADGAGDAPGSQLDIAPQSAIDVTLYRQRRVVEMARGEVRFEVAHDARRPFQVRTRGAVIEVVGTVFTVRDRGGPITVGVEQGHVRVQVRARQDGGAPYANATEVIDLRRGELIEVRDGHADAVRQSDTRALSAWRDGWLVFDNTPLGEALAVVNSYRASPIVGANARIDALRLSGRFRSNDSVALVALLPTILPVTAVSRPDGSVELQAWPHGGTAF, from the coding sequence GTGAGCGGCAGCATGGCAATGAGCGCTCCGCGCGAACGGCTGATCGAGCGCGCGCTCGCGCTGATCGTCGAGGGCGAGATCGCGCCGGGCGAGGCCGCGCAGCACGCCCGCATGGCCATGAATCAATGGCGCAGCAGATCGCCCGAGCATGCGGCGGCGCTGCTGGAGGCGCGCCATCGCTGGGACGCGCTCGGTGGCATGGCCGGCGACCTGCGCGCGCACTTCGACGATCCGGCAGCCGGCATGGCCGCCGCGGCGGCGACCGAGTCCGGCCGGCGGTCGCAGCGCCGCAAGATGCTGCTCTCCATTGCGGGGCTGCTGGGCGGCGGCCTCGTCGCGGGCCGCGGCATGCAGTGGTATTGGCAACAGCCGGTTTTTCATGCGGCCTACAACACCCGCACCGCGCAGATGCTGAAGGTGTCGCTCGCGGATGGCGCCGGCGACGCGCCGGGCAGCCAGCTCGACATCGCACCGCAAAGCGCCATCGATGTCACGCTGTATCGGCAGCGCCGCGTCGTCGAGATGGCACGCGGCGAAGTGCGCTTCGAGGTGGCGCATGATGCGCGGCGCCCTTTCCAGGTCCGCACGCGCGGTGCCGTCATCGAGGTGGTCGGCACGGTCTTCACCGTGCGCGACCGTGGCGGACCCATCACCGTGGGGGTGGAACAGGGGCATGTCCGCGTGCAGGTTCGCGCCCGGCAAGACGGTGGAGCGCCCTACGCGAACGCCACGGAAGTCATCGACCTGCGCAGGGGCGAACTAATTGAAGTGCGGGACGGCCACGCCGATGCGGTGCGGCAATCAGACACCAGGGCCCTCTCGGCATGGCGCGACGGCTGGCTGGTGTTCGACAACACACCGCTGGGCGAGGCGCTGGCGGTGGTCAACAGCTACCGCGCCAGCCCGATCGTCGGCGCCAATGCGCGCATCGACGCCCTGCGCCTCTCGGGCCGCTTCCGCAGCAACGACTCGGTGGCGCTGGTGGCGCTGCTGCCGACGATCCTGCCGGTGACCGCCGTCTCCCGGCCGGATGGCAGCGTGGAACTGCAGGCCTGGCCGCATGGCGGCACCGCCTTTTGA